In Zonotrichia albicollis isolate bZonAlb1 chromosome 3, bZonAlb1.hap1, whole genome shotgun sequence, a single window of DNA contains:
- the DDO gene encoding D-aspartate oxidase isoform X2 — protein MASPKVAVVGAGVIGLSTALCITETCPSCSVTVLSDQFSPNTTSDVAAGMLIPHIYPDTPIHRQKQWFQETFTYLFAISNSAEASEAGIHLVSGWQIFKSPPKEELPFWSDIVLGFRPMSEAELQKFPQHRFGQAFTTLKCDCPPYLLWLEKRLKATGTQMYTRKVADLWELHREYDIVVNCTGLGAHQLVGDKQLFPVRGQVLKVHAPWVTQFIRDGDGLTYIYPGIHRVTLGGTREKGSWSLSPDAGTTRDIFDRCCSLEPSLQGAQDIEVKVGLRPSRQSVRVQREVLSQGGIKLPVVHNYGHGAGGFSVHRGTAKEAAVLMEECISALQASSSRAKL, from the exons atGGCCTCACCCAAGGTTGCAGTGGTGGGTGCAGGAGTCATCGGCCTGTCCACAGCACTGTGCATCACTGAGACTTGTCCCAGCTGTTCTGTGACAGTCCTTTCAGACCAGTTCAGCCCCAACACAACGAGCGATGTGGCAGCTGGGATGCTCATCCCTCACATCTACCCAG ACACACCGATCCACAGGCAGAAGCAGTGGTTCCAAGAGACCTTCACTTACCTTTTTGCCATCAGCAACTCAGCCGAGGCATCAGAGGCTGGCATTCACCTGGTCTCTGG TTGGCAGATCTTTAAAAGCCCTCCCAAGGAAGAGTTACCTTTCTGGTCAGATATTGTGCTGGGATTTCGACCAATGTCCGAAGCAGAACTCCAGAAGTTCCCGCAGCACCGATTTGGTCAGGCCTTTACAACCCTGAAATGTGACTGCCCACCCTACCTCCTGTGGCTGGAGAAAAG GTTGAAAGCAACTGGCACCCAGATGTACACCAGGAAAGTGGCAGACTTGTGGGAGCTGCACAGAGAATATGACATCGTTGTCAACTGCACAGGCCTGGGAGCCCACCAGCTGGTGGGGGACAAGCAGCTCTTCCCTGTCAGGGGACAAGTACTCAAGGTTCACGCTCCTTGGGTGACACAGTTCATCCGGGATGGAGATGGCTTAACTTACATCTACCCAGGGATACACAGGGTGACCCTGGGGGgaaccagggaaaaggggagctGGAGTCTCTCTCCTGATGCTGGCACTACTAGAGACATCTTTGACAGATGCTGCTCCCTTGAGCCCTCACTGCAGGGAGCTCAGGATATCGAGGTGAAGGTGGGCCTGAGGCCATCCAGGCAGTCTGTGAGAGTGCAGAGAGAGGTTTTGAGCCAAGGAGGAATTAAGCTCCCAGTGGTCCACAACTATGGGCATGGGGCAGGTGGCTTTTCAGTGCACAGGGGCACGGCCAAAGAGGCTGCTGTCCTGATGGAAGAGTGCATTTCTGCTCTGCAAGCCTCCTCATCAAGGGCTAAGCTTTGA
- the DDO gene encoding D-aspartate oxidase isoform X1 — protein sequence MSEAELQKFPQHRFGQAFTTLKCDCPPYLLWLEKRLKATGTQMYTRKVADLWELHREYDIVVNCTGLGAHQLVGDKQLFPVRGQVLKVHAPWVTQFIRDGDGLTYIYPGIHRVTLGGTREKGSWSLSPDAGTTRDIFDRCCSLEPSLQGAQDIEVKVGLRPSRQSVRVQREVLSQGGIKLPVVHNYGHGAGGFSVHRGTAKEAAVLMEECISALQASSSRAKL from the exons ATGTCCGAAGCAGAACTCCAGAAGTTCCCGCAGCACCGATTTGGTCAGGCCTTTACAACCCTGAAATGTGACTGCCCACCCTACCTCCTGTGGCTGGAGAAAAG GTTGAAAGCAACTGGCACCCAGATGTACACCAGGAAAGTGGCAGACTTGTGGGAGCTGCACAGAGAATATGACATCGTTGTCAACTGCACAGGCCTGGGAGCCCACCAGCTGGTGGGGGACAAGCAGCTCTTCCCTGTCAGGGGACAAGTACTCAAGGTTCACGCTCCTTGGGTGACACAGTTCATCCGGGATGGAGATGGCTTAACTTACATCTACCCAGGGATACACAGGGTGACCCTGGGGGgaaccagggaaaaggggagctGGAGTCTCTCTCCTGATGCTGGCACTACTAGAGACATCTTTGACAGATGCTGCTCCCTTGAGCCCTCACTGCAGGGAGCTCAGGATATCGAGGTGAAGGTGGGCCTGAGGCCATCCAGGCAGTCTGTGAGAGTGCAGAGAGAGGTTTTGAGCCAAGGAGGAATTAAGCTCCCAGTGGTCCACAACTATGGGCATGGGGCAGGTGGCTTTTCAGTGCACAGGGGCACGGCCAAAGAGGCTGCTGTCCTGATGGAAGAGTGCATTTCTGCTCTGCAAGCCTCCTCATCAAGGGCTAAGCTTTGA
- the LOC113459042 gene encoding uncharacterized protein LOC113459042 isoform X2 — translation MSPLRPGKKGTASSCDPGPSPQLSPAVHPSRPGVWAEPSLPGTGRWDLPAGIPHAATAGASRPSAAKGLRHPTFTSSPRGSHAPSALELPEDCHGAERPGGELQPPQSHNNGQK, via the exons ATGTCGCCGCTCAGGCCGGGGAAGAAGGGCACAGCGAGCAGCTGCGATCCCGGGCCTTCCCCCCAGCTAAGCCCTGCGGTTCACCCCTCCCGCCCCGGTGTGTGGGCCgagccctccctgcctggcaccGGGAGATGGGATCTGCCCGCGGGAATTCCCCACGCAGCCACTGCGGGCGCTTCCCGGCCCTCGGCAGCAAAAGGGCTCCGGCATCCGACATTTACTTCTTCACCTAGAG GCAGTCATGCTCCGAGTGCTTTGGAGCTGCCTGAGGATTGCCACGGCGCTGAGCGGCCAGGCGGGGAACTCCAGCCACCACAG AGCCATAACAATGGGCAGAAATGA
- the LOC113459042 gene encoding uncharacterized protein LOC113459042 isoform X1 yields the protein MSPLRPGKKGTASSCDPGPSPQLSPAVHPSRPGVWAEPSLPGTGRWDLPAGIPHAATAGASRPSAAKGLRHPTFTSSPRGTVWKQPKRGEQAIPGEEEAPGPAWKSRRPGQRGAAAPCPGALRGPAPAPLDEGAVCAQAQARAASGAGSAPGAPGGLCQGRALCRLPGLSPLIFPPGQAQRDPLCCPGYIVLCRPSQAVMLRVLWSCLRIATALSGQAGNSSHHRAITMGRNDLSEHSSADLFQIL from the exons ATGTCGCCGCTCAGGCCGGGGAAGAAGGGCACAGCGAGCAGCTGCGATCCCGGGCCTTCCCCCCAGCTAAGCCCTGCGGTTCACCCCTCCCGCCCCGGTGTGTGGGCCgagccctccctgcctggcaccGGGAGATGGGATCTGCCCGCGGGAATTCCCCACGCAGCCACTGCGGGCGCTTCCCGGCCCTCGGCAGCAAAAGGGCTCCGGCATCCGACATTTACTTCTTCACCTAGAGGTACGGTCTGGAAACAACCCAAGCGGGGAGAGCAGGCGATACCTGGTGAGGAGGAGGCCCCCGGTCCCGCCTGGAAGAGCCGGCGTCCCGGGCAGCGCGGGGCCGCCGCACCCTGTCCCGGGGCGCTCCGGGGCCCGGCTCCCGCCCCGCTGGATGAAGGAGCTGTTTGTGCCCAGGCCCAGGCTCGGGCCGCCTCCGGCGCTGGCAGCGCTCCCGGAGCGCCCGGCGGCCTCTGCCAGGGCCGGGCTCTCTGCCGCCTGCCAGGACTTTCCCCCCTGATATTCCCTCCGGGGCAGGCCCAACGGGACCCGCTGTGCTGCCCGGGGTACATTGTCCTTTGCCGTCCCTCACAGGCAGTCATGCTCCGAGTGCTTTGGAGCTGCCTGAGGATTGCCACGGCGCTGAGCGGCCAGGCGGGGAACTCCAGCCACCACAG AGCCATAACAATGGGCAGAAATGACCTCTCtgaacacagcagtgctgacCTATTTCAGATCTTGTGA